DNA from Arthrobacter sp. StoSoilB19:
CTTCGCGGACCACGATGAAGTCGATGGTGCCGGGGTTGGCCAGGGGGCTGCCGACGGTGCCGTAAAGCCGGGAAGGCCGCAGGTTGACGTAGTGGTCCAGGCTGAACCGGAGCTTGAGGAGCAGCTCACGCTCGATGATGCCGGACGGGATCCGGGTGTCGCCGGGGGCGGCGCCCACCGCGCCGAAGAGGATGGCGTCGCGGGTCTTCAGGTCGGCCAGGACGTCGTCCGGCAGGGTCTCGCCGGTGCGAAGCCAGTGCTCGGCGCCGAGTTCGTAATGCGTGGGCTTGAGCTCCACGCCCTCCGCCGCAACAGCCTTTTCCAGGACTTTAAGGGCCTCGGCAATGACCTCGGGGCCGATGCCGTCGCCGGGAATAACTGCAAGATCGATGGAGGATGCGCTCATGTCTTCAGGGTAGCCAGACCATCCATATGCTGGTCAAGCCGTCCCATATTCCGGACACCGGGTCCGTCGGCGGCGTTGGAGTCCCGGACGTGTACAGCGATCAGCCCCAGGCATGAGGCACCCGCCACCGCATCAGCATAGAGTTTCGGGGTGGAATTACGGCACAAGGCTTATCACTGGCTCCGGGTCAACACCTTCCGGGTGGACCTGGTCCTCATGCTGGCGCTCCTGCTTTTCTGCGGCCCGGTGTACCTCATCGCGGACCGACCCTGGCACTTCGTGCTGTCGAGCGCACTGGTGGTGCCGCTGGCATGGCGACGCACCCGGCCGGTGCCCGCGGCGGGCGCCATTGTGCTGGCATCTCTGGCGTTGTGGGCGTCCGGGCTGGAGCCCCTGGCGGGATTGATGGCTGTTCCGCTGATCATCTATGCCGTTGCCGCCTACGGTCCTGCCTGGGCCAGCCGGTCGGTCCTTGGCCTGGGCCTGCTGGGCGGCGTGCTGCTGACCACCCGAAACCTCAGCAGCACGGCCCAAACGGGCGTGCTGGGCCTCACCATCAGTGCCGTGTACACCGTACTGATCTGGATGCTGGTGTTGTTCAGTTGGACCCTCGGGGACTTGACACGCGTCCGCCGTCAGCAGCTGCAGACCCTCGCGGACCGTGCCCGTCGGCTCGAAACCGAACAACAGCAGGAACGCTCCCTGGCCGCCGCCGATGAACGCGCCCACATTGCCCGTGAGATGCACGACATCGTGGCGCATTCCCTGTCCGTGATCATCACCCAGTCCGACGGTGCACGATACGCCGCGGCAGCCAACCCTGCCGTGGCCACGGAAACGCTGGCCACCGTCGCCGCCACGGCACGGGAATCGTTGGCGGAAATGCGCCGACTGCTGGGTGTGCTGCGGCACGGCGATGAGTCCACCACCCGCCCGTTGCCCGGACTTGTGGACCTCGATGAGCTGTTCCTGGGGTTCCGTTCGGCCGGCCTGCCGCTGGACGTCGAACAGCTGGGATCGCCGCGGCGCACCCTGCCTCCGGGCGCCGAACTCACGGCATACCGGGTCCTCCAGGAATCCCTGACGAACGTCCTCAAGCATGCAGGTCCGCGGGCCCGGGCCCGGGTTTTGGTGCGGTGGCAGCCACGCGGGCTGCAGCTCGAAGTGCACGACGACGGCCGGGGCGCTGCTGCCCATCCGGCGGTGGGTGCCGGGGAAGACGGCGGTAACGGGCTGCGGGGCATGCGGGAACGGATCAGCCTTTACGATGGTTCGTTGGCGGCCCGCCCGGCCGCGGGCGGGGGCTTCCAGGTTTCGGCCTTCCTTCCCTACACCGAGGCTTGAGCATGACTTTGCCACTAGACCGTGACACAACCGCTCCGATCCGAGTGGCGCTGGTCGATGACCAGCAACTGGTGCGGTC
Protein-coding regions in this window:
- a CDS encoding histidine kinase, whose product is MELRHKAYHWLRVNTFRVDLVLMLALLLFCGPVYLIADRPWHFVLSSALVVPLAWRRTRPVPAAGAIVLASLALWASGLEPLAGLMAVPLIIYAVAAYGPAWASRSVLGLGLLGGVLLTTRNLSSTAQTGVLGLTISAVYTVLIWMLVLFSWTLGDLTRVRRQQLQTLADRARRLETEQQQERSLAAADERAHIAREMHDIVAHSLSVIITQSDGARYAAAANPAVATETLATVAATARESLAEMRRLLGVLRHGDESTTRPLPGLVDLDELFLGFRSAGLPLDVEQLGSPRRTLPPGAELTAYRVLQESLTNVLKHAGPRARARVLVRWQPRGLQLEVHDDGRGAAAHPAVGAGEDGGNGLRGMRERISLYDGSLAARPAAGGGFQVSAFLPYTEA